The following proteins come from a genomic window of Paenibacillus sp. CAA11:
- the purH gene encoding bifunctional phosphoribosylaminoimidazolecarboxamide formyltransferase/IMP cyclohydrolase — protein sequence MTIKRALVSVSDKTGIVDFCRELSKLGVEIISTGGTKNLLSKEGVPVIGISDVTGFPEILDGRVKTLHPAVHSGLLAIRDSAEHQAQMKELGLDYIDLVVVNLYPFQETIAKPDVSYEDAIENIDIGGPTMLRSAAKNHAFVSVVVDAADYQTVLDEIRSEGDTSLNTRKRLAAKVFRHTASYDALISDYLSNVTGDPLPERFTVTYEKIQDLRYGENPHQKAAFYRKPLAAADTLTTAKQLHGKELSYNNINDANAALQIVKEFEEPAVVAVKHMNPCGVGIGASVLEAYQKAYAADPTSIFGGIVAANRIIDEDTAMLLKEIFLEIILAPGFTQEALDLLTKKKNIRLLKIGDLRAGGAREAQYVVTTIDGGMVVQESDVHSLDPANLQVVTDRKPTEEELKQLLFGWKVVKHVKSNAILLAKDSMTVGVGAGQMNRVGAAKIAIEQAGEKAKGSVLASDAFFPMGDTLELAAKAGITAVIQPGGSIKDEESIRVANEYGIAMVFTGVRHFKH from the coding sequence GTGACAATCAAAAGAGCGTTGGTCAGCGTATCAGATAAAACAGGCATCGTGGATTTTTGCCGCGAGCTGTCTAAATTGGGTGTGGAAATTATTTCGACGGGGGGAACGAAGAACCTGCTGTCGAAGGAAGGGGTTCCGGTCATTGGCATTTCTGATGTAACCGGGTTCCCGGAAATTCTGGATGGCCGCGTGAAGACGCTGCATCCGGCGGTGCACAGTGGGCTGCTTGCGATTCGTGACAGCGCTGAGCACCAAGCGCAGATGAAGGAGCTGGGACTGGATTACATCGACTTAGTTGTCGTAAACCTGTACCCGTTCCAGGAGACGATTGCCAAGCCGGATGTATCTTATGAGGATGCAATTGAGAATATCGACATCGGCGGACCGACGATGCTGCGTTCTGCGGCGAAGAACCATGCTTTTGTCAGTGTTGTCGTCGATGCAGCGGACTATCAGACGGTCCTTGACGAAATTCGCTCAGAGGGCGACACCTCCCTGAATACCCGCAAACGGCTTGCAGCCAAAGTGTTCCGTCACACGGCCTCTTATGACGCTCTGATCTCTGATTATTTGTCGAACGTCACCGGCGATCCGCTGCCGGAGCGCTTTACAGTCACTTATGAGAAAATCCAGGATCTTCGCTATGGGGAGAACCCGCATCAGAAGGCGGCTTTCTACCGCAAGCCGCTGGCTGCAGCAGATACGCTGACCACGGCTAAGCAGCTACATGGCAAGGAACTGTCCTACAACAATATTAACGATGCGAATGCAGCACTGCAGATCGTGAAGGAGTTCGAGGAGCCTGCGGTCGTTGCCGTGAAGCATATGAATCCTTGCGGTGTAGGCATCGGTGCAAGCGTACTGGAAGCCTATCAGAAAGCATATGCCGCTGATCCAACCTCCATCTTTGGTGGAATTGTAGCCGCGAACCGAATTATAGATGAAGATACGGCTATGCTGCTTAAGGAGATTTTCCTGGAGATTATTTTGGCGCCGGGCTTTACGCAGGAAGCGCTTGATCTCTTGACCAAGAAGAAGAATATCCGCTTGCTGAAGATTGGTGATCTTAGGGCCGGAGGAGCGCGCGAAGCGCAGTATGTGGTAACCACGATTGACGGCGGCATGGTGGTTCAAGAGAGCGATGTGCATTCACTGGACCCTGCGAATCTTCAGGTTGTCACTGACCGTAAGCCGACCGAGGAAGAACTGAAGCAGCTGCTGTTCGGTTGGAAAGTAGTTAAGCATGTGAAGTCTAATGCGATTCTGCTGGCTAAGGACAGCATGACGGTGGGCGTGGGCGCTGGCCAGATGAACCGGGTAGGCGCAGCGAAGATCGCCATCGAACAGGCGGGCGAGAAGGCGAAGGGCAGCGTGCTGGCCTCCGATGCCTTCTTCCCTATGGGCGACACGCTGGAGCTTGCGGCAAAAGCAGGCATCACCGCTGTTATTCAGCCGGGAGGCTCTATTAAGGACGAAGAATCGATCCGGGTTGCTAATGAGTATGGGATTGCGATGGTCTTCACCGGTGTTCGTCACTTCAAACACTAA
- the purQ gene encoding phosphoribosylformylglycinamidine synthase subunit PurQ: MKFAVLVFPGSNCDIDCYKAVEDTLGDPVDYVWHTATDLSAYDCILVPGGFSYGDYLRCGAISRFAPVMAEVAKAAEQGKYVLGICNGFQILTEAGLLPGTLRRNMSLKFRCHDTVLRVENNKTPFTADYAEGEEIIIPIAHGEGNYYCDEETLSQLKANNQIVFRYVNNPNGSVEDIAGISNKRGNVIGMMPHPERAVDSLLGSEDGKRMFTSILKAWRDHHGAATVR, from the coding sequence ATGAAATTTGCAGTACTCGTATTTCCGGGCTCCAACTGTGATATTGACTGTTATAAAGCGGTGGAGGATACGCTCGGCGATCCGGTCGATTACGTCTGGCACACGGCGACAGACCTCTCCGCCTATGATTGCATTCTTGTTCCGGGCGGTTTCTCTTATGGAGACTACCTGCGGTGCGGCGCCATTTCCCGGTTTGCACCGGTGATGGCAGAGGTGGCTAAGGCTGCTGAGCAGGGAAAATATGTGCTGGGGATCTGCAACGGCTTCCAGATTCTGACCGAGGCCGGCTTGCTGCCAGGGACACTTCGCCGCAACATGTCCCTTAAATTCCGTTGTCACGACACCGTGCTTCGTGTGGAGAACAACAAGACCCCGTTCACGGCGGACTACGCCGAGGGCGAAGAGATCATAATCCCAATCGCACACGGCGAAGGCAACTACTATTGTGATGAAGAGACACTGAGTCAGCTAAAGGCGAACAATCAGATTGTATTCCGCTATGTTAATAATCCCAACGGTTCGGTGGAAGATATCGCGGGGATATCCAATAAGCGCGGCAATGTGATCGGCATGATGCCCCACCCTGAGCGAGCGGTAGATTCGCTGCTGGGATCGGAAGACGGCAAACGCATGTTTACATCTATTTTGAAAGCTTGGAGGGATCATCATGGCGCAGCAACTGTCCGCTAA
- the purB gene encoding adenylosuccinate lyase, producing the protein MIERYSRPEMRAVWTEENKFKAWLEVEICACEAWAELGVIPKEDVVELRKKASFDIDRIYEIEQETRHDVIAFTRAVSESLGAERKWVHYGLTSTDVVDTALGYILKQANEILEKDILNFIEILKEKALAYKDTPMMGRTHGVHAEPTTFGLKMALWYEEMKRNLDRFRHAARGVEFGKISGAVGTYANIDPFVEQFVCEKLGTSPAPISTQTLQRDRHAEYMAALALVATSLDKFATEIRALQKSEFREVEEAFAKGQKGSSAMPHKRNPIGSENISGLSRVIRGHMVSAYENVTLWHERDISHSSVERVILPDATMLLNYMLNRFGNIVKNLTVFPENMKRNMSRTFGVPFSGRVMTKLIDKGFSREQAYDTVQPRAMQAWETQRQFRELVEETPEITAVLSKEDIEDAFNPAWHLKHVDTIFRKLGLIE; encoded by the coding sequence ATGATTGAACGTTATAGCAGACCGGAAATGAGAGCCGTTTGGACGGAGGAAAATAAATTCAAGGCATGGCTTGAAGTGGAGATTTGTGCTTGCGAGGCATGGGCAGAGCTCGGTGTAATTCCGAAGGAAGATGTGGTGGAGCTGCGCAAGAAGGCGAGCTTCGATATCGACCGGATTTACGAAATTGAGCAGGAGACCCGCCATGATGTGATCGCTTTTACCCGTGCGGTATCTGAAAGCCTTGGCGCTGAGCGTAAATGGGTACATTATGGGTTAACCTCTACTGACGTGGTAGATACGGCGCTCGGCTATATCCTGAAGCAGGCTAACGAGATTCTGGAGAAGGATATTCTGAACTTTATCGAGATTTTGAAGGAGAAGGCGCTGGCCTATAAAGATACGCCGATGATGGGGCGTACACATGGGGTTCACGCTGAACCGACGACATTCGGGCTGAAGATGGCTTTGTGGTATGAGGAGATGAAGCGTAACCTGGATCGTTTCCGTCATGCAGCAAGAGGGGTAGAGTTCGGTAAAATTTCCGGGGCTGTAGGCACTTATGCCAATATTGATCCGTTTGTGGAGCAGTTCGTCTGCGAGAAGCTGGGCACATCGCCAGCTCCGATCTCCACCCAGACCCTGCAGCGTGACCGCCACGCCGAATATATGGCTGCACTTGCTCTTGTAGCTACTTCCCTGGACAAGTTCGCGACTGAGATTCGCGCGCTTCAAAAGAGTGAGTTCCGTGAGGTGGAAGAGGCGTTTGCCAAAGGACAAAAAGGTTCCTCGGCGATGCCGCATAAGCGCAATCCGATCGGTTCAGAGAATATTTCCGGCCTATCCCGCGTAATCCGCGGCCATATGGTATCGGCTTATGAGAATGTGACGCTGTGGCATGAGCGCGATATTTCGCACTCTTCGGTGGAACGCGTGATTTTGCCGGATGCCACAATGCTGCTGAACTATATGTTGAACCGCTTTGGCAATATTGTGAAGAATCTGACGGTATTCCCGGAAAATATGAAGCGCAACATGAGCCGCACGTTCGGTGTTCCATTCTCTGGCCGTGTGATGACGAAGCTGATCGACAAGGGCTTCAGCCGTGAGCAAGCCTACGACACGGTGCAGCCGCGGGCTATGCAAGCTTGGGAGACCCAGCGCCAATTCCGCGAGCTGGTGGAGGAGACGCCGGAAATTACCGCGGTGCTGAGCAAGGAAGACATAGAGGATGCTTTTAATCCGGCATGGCATTTGAAGCATGTAGATACAATTTTCCGCAAGCTGGGCTTGATTGAATAA
- the purM gene encoding phosphoribosylformylglycinamidine cyclo-ligase has translation MSEAYKKAGVDIAAGNEAVERMKKHVKRTFRPEVMTDLGGFGALFGLNKDKYEEPVLVSGTDGVGTKLKLAFAMDKHDTIGIDAVAMCVNDIVVQGAEPLFFLDYLACDKVIPTKIEAIVSGIAEGCAESGCALIGGETAEMPGMYAEGEYDIAGFTVGVVDKSKIINGASITAGDTVIGLASSGVHSNGFSLVRKLLLEQAGYDLKDALPELGNARLGDVLLEPTKLYVKPVLSLLEKVEVKGMAHITGGGFIENIPRVLPEGVNVDIEYGSWPILPIFQLLQEKGSVSNRDMFTTFNMGIGLVIIVSEGQAEAALTSLRASGETPYVIGKVTPGSCEVTFTGAEV, from the coding sequence GTGTCCGAAGCATACAAGAAGGCCGGTGTAGATATCGCAGCGGGGAATGAAGCGGTTGAACGGATGAAGAAGCATGTAAAACGGACGTTCCGTCCGGAAGTCATGACTGACCTGGGCGGTTTCGGCGCGTTGTTCGGCTTGAACAAAGATAAATATGAGGAGCCGGTCCTCGTCTCGGGAACCGATGGAGTCGGCACAAAGCTGAAGCTGGCGTTCGCTATGGATAAGCACGATACGATCGGAATTGATGCCGTGGCCATGTGCGTGAATGATATTGTCGTTCAAGGCGCTGAGCCGTTGTTTTTTCTAGATTATCTGGCTTGTGACAAGGTAATTCCGACGAAGATTGAAGCGATTGTATCCGGGATTGCCGAAGGGTGTGCCGAGTCCGGCTGTGCTCTGATCGGCGGGGAAACGGCTGAAATGCCAGGGATGTATGCGGAAGGTGAGTATGACATCGCCGGGTTTACTGTAGGTGTGGTGGATAAGAGCAAGATCATTAATGGAGCTTCCATTACTGCAGGAGATACGGTGATCGGTCTTGCTTCAAGCGGTGTGCACAGCAATGGATTCTCCTTGGTTCGGAAGCTGCTGCTGGAGCAGGCTGGTTATGATCTGAAGGATGCTCTTCCCGAACTCGGGAATGCCCGGCTGGGTGATGTGCTACTAGAGCCAACCAAGCTGTATGTGAAGCCGGTGCTCTCCCTGCTGGAGAAGGTCGAAGTGAAGGGAATGGCCCATATTACCGGCGGTGGATTCATTGAGAACATTCCACGCGTGCTTCCAGAAGGGGTTAATGTCGATATTGAATACGGCTCCTGGCCGATTCTGCCGATCTTCCAGCTGCTGCAGGAGAAGGGCTCCGTGTCTAATCGTGACATGTTCACTACCTTTAATATGGGGATCGGGCTGGTGATCATCGTATCAGAAGGCCAAGCAGAGGCTGCTCTAACCTCGCTGCGCGCAAGCGGTGAGACGCCTTATGTTATCGGAAAAGTAACGCCAGGCTCATGTGAAGTGACATTTACAGGAGCTGAGGTCTGA
- a CDS encoding phosphoribosylaminoimidazolesuccinocarboxamide synthase, with translation MTSSAISTAKEFIKAPLLYKGKVRELYDLGEHYLIVVTDRISAFDYILEPAVPDKGNVLNRLSAFWFDRTAELIENHVIHTDVERLGDLVTNKELLKDRIMVTRKAQRIDIECVARGYVTGGGWRQYEANGEINGIKLPEGLRKNSKLEEPIFTPAAKNDVGHDEDISFEQMKEIVGASLAVELREMTLKLYGYARDYCESKGILLADCKLEFGLIDGKLILIDEIFTPDASRFWAKENYALDTEIDSMDKEPVRTYLANSDWDKNSQPAPLPPLVVEETSRRYREIYYRLTGQQLS, from the coding sequence ATGACTTCATCTGCAATTTCTACAGCGAAGGAATTTATCAAGGCACCCTTGTTATATAAAGGCAAAGTGCGTGAGCTTTATGATTTGGGCGAGCATTACCTGATTGTGGTCACCGACCGGATCTCAGCGTTCGATTATATTCTGGAGCCGGCGGTGCCGGATAAAGGGAATGTGCTTAATCGGCTGAGCGCCTTCTGGTTCGACCGTACGGCAGAGCTGATCGAGAACCATGTCATTCACACCGATGTCGAGCGGTTAGGCGACCTAGTCACCAATAAGGAGCTGCTCAAGGACCGGATCATGGTTACTCGCAAAGCTCAGCGAATTGATATCGAGTGTGTCGCCCGCGGCTATGTCACAGGCGGCGGCTGGCGCCAATATGAGGCCAACGGGGAGATTAACGGCATCAAGCTGCCGGAGGGCCTCCGCAAGAACAGCAAGCTGGAGGAGCCGATCTTCACGCCGGCTGCGAAGAACGATGTCGGGCATGATGAAGATATTTCGTTCGAGCAGATGAAGGAAATCGTGGGAGCTTCCCTGGCGGTAGAGCTTCGGGAGATGACGCTGAAGCTGTATGGTTACGCCAGAGACTATTGTGAGTCGAAGGGGATTCTGCTCGCAGACTGCAAGCTGGAATTCGGACTGATTGACGGCAAGCTGATTTTAATTGATGAGATTTTCACTCCGGATGCCTCCCGCTTCTGGGCGAAGGAGAACTACGCGCTAGATACGGAGATCGACAGTATGGATAAAGAGCCGGTTCGGACCTATTTGGCTAACTCCGATTGGGATAAGAACAGCCAGCCGGCTCCGCTTCCTCCGCTAGTCGTGGAGGAAACCTCACGGCGTTACCGCGAGATTTACTACAGGCTGACGGGACAGCAGTTATCCTAA
- the purN gene encoding phosphoribosylglycinamide formyltransferase, translating into MSVLRIAVFASGQGSNFQALVDAAREGLLGAAEVSLLVCDKPEAPVVKRAEAAGIDTFLFRPKDYGSREEYEREIAAKLAERGVQLIVLAGYMRLLTTVLVEPYAGRMINIHPSLLPAFPGRDAIGQALEYGVKVTGITVHFVDGGMDTGAVIAQQAVEIREDESREALEARIHAAEMELYPRVVSWFADGRITLNDRNVSIVSGNSWK; encoded by the coding sequence ATGTCTGTGCTGCGGATTGCGGTGTTCGCATCCGGTCAGGGCAGCAACTTCCAGGCGCTGGTGGATGCAGCCAGAGAGGGGCTTCTCGGGGCTGCCGAGGTGTCGCTGCTTGTCTGCGACAAGCCGGAGGCGCCTGTGGTGAAGCGGGCCGAAGCTGCCGGAATCGACACCTTTCTGTTCCGGCCCAAGGACTATGGCAGCCGCGAGGAATACGAGCGGGAGATTGCCGCGAAGCTTGCTGAACGCGGCGTGCAGCTGATCGTCCTAGCCGGATATATGCGGCTGTTGACGACTGTGCTTGTGGAGCCGTATGCAGGACGGATGATCAATATTCATCCGTCCCTGCTGCCGGCGTTCCCGGGCCGCGATGCAATCGGCCAAGCGCTCGAGTACGGCGTGAAGGTGACCGGGATCACCGTCCATTTTGTGGACGGGGGAATGGACACCGGAGCCGTCATCGCGCAGCAGGCCGTGGAGATTCGAGAAGACGAGAGCCGGGAGGCGCTCGAAGCACGGATTCATGCGGCCGAGATGGAGCTGTATCCGCGTGTGGTGTCGTGGTTTGCCGATGGCCGGATTACTTTGAATGACCGAAATGTATCGATAGTAAGCGGGAACAGCTGGAAATAG
- the purF gene encoding amidophosphoribosyltransferase has translation MSDEVTFWTGDYYNQGTGPNDIFDTLKEECGVFGVFGHPEAASLSYYGLHALQHRGEESAGMCVTGSGGFNYHRGMGLVKEVFDKDRLASLKGERSIGHVRYSTSGDSRLTNAQPLVFKYRDGDLAVATNGNIVNAPKIRRELEQGGSIFQTTSDTEVVAHLIARSPKPLVEAAKDAFRQIVGGFAFLLLTNDKLIVACDPNGLRPLTMGRLGDAYLFSSETCAFEVIGAETIRDIQPGELLILDAEGLHEDRFAESQRKALCAMEYIYFARPDSDMNGSNLHSSRKRMGQRMAMEAFVDADVVTGVPDSSISAAIGYAEQTGIPYELGLIKNKYTGRTFIQPSQELREQGVKMKLSAVRRVVEGKRVVMIDDSIVRGTTSRRIVNLLREAGATEVHVRITSPPFKNPCFYGIDTPDRRELIASSKSVEEICREINADSLSFLSSEGLIEAVGGDNVKDYKGGLCMACFDNDYPTRTDFGGEEQFGCGC, from the coding sequence ATGTCTGATGAAGTAACGTTTTGGACTGGCGATTATTATAACCAAGGGACGGGCCCTAACGATATATTCGATACGCTTAAAGAGGAATGCGGCGTCTTCGGTGTCTTCGGACATCCGGAGGCCGCCTCCTTGTCTTATTATGGACTTCATGCTCTGCAGCACCGCGGGGAGGAGAGCGCAGGTATGTGTGTGACCGGCTCGGGCGGGTTCAACTATCACCGGGGTATGGGACTGGTCAAAGAGGTCTTCGACAAGGACCGTCTGGCCTCGCTCAAGGGAGAACGCTCCATTGGGCATGTGCGCTACTCGACAAGCGGCGACAGCCGATTAACCAATGCGCAGCCGCTCGTGTTCAAATACCGTGACGGTGATCTCGCAGTTGCCACGAACGGTAATATTGTGAACGCCCCGAAGATTCGGCGCGAGCTGGAGCAGGGCGGGTCGATCTTCCAGACTACCAGCGACACCGAGGTGGTCGCCCATCTGATCGCCCGTTCGCCGAAGCCGCTGGTGGAAGCGGCTAAGGATGCCTTTCGCCAAATTGTCGGCGGCTTTGCCTTTCTGCTGCTGACTAATGATAAGCTGATTGTCGCCTGTGATCCCAACGGCCTGCGGCCGCTGACCATGGGCCGCCTTGGGGACGCTTATCTGTTCTCTTCGGAGACATGCGCCTTTGAAGTAATTGGGGCAGAGACGATCCGTGACATTCAGCCTGGCGAACTGCTGATCTTGGATGCGGAGGGCCTGCATGAGGACCGGTTCGCTGAATCTCAGCGTAAGGCACTGTGCGCGATGGAGTACATTTACTTTGCCCGGCCGGATAGTGATATGAACGGTTCCAATCTGCACTCCTCCCGCAAGCGGATGGGTCAGCGGATGGCGATGGAAGCGTTCGTGGATGCGGATGTGGTTACTGGAGTGCCGGATTCCAGCATTTCGGCAGCGATCGGCTATGCGGAGCAGACCGGAATACCTTATGAGCTTGGGTTGATTAAGAACAAGTACACGGGCAGAACCTTCATTCAGCCCAGCCAGGAGCTGCGGGAGCAAGGGGTGAAGATGAAGCTTAGCGCGGTTCGCCGTGTGGTGGAAGGCAAGCGTGTTGTGATGATCGATGATTCGATCGTTCGCGGAACGACCTCGCGCCGGATTGTGAATTTGCTGCGGGAAGCTGGGGCTACCGAAGTTCATGTGCGGATCACTTCACCTCCTTTCAAAAATCCCTGCTTCTACGGCATCGACACGCCGGATCGGCGCGAGCTGATTGCCTCATCGAAGTCTGTGGAGGAGATCTGCCGCGAAATTAATGCGGACTCCTTGTCATTCTTAAGCTCTGAGGGATTGATTGAAGCGGTCGGCGGAGACAATGTTAAAGATTATAAAGGCGGGCTGTGCATGGCTTGCTTTGACAATGACTATCCAACACGTACCGATTTCGGGGGCGAGGAGCAATTTGGCTGCGGTTGCTGA
- the purS gene encoding phosphoribosylformylglycinamidine synthase subunit PurS: MIKATVYVTIKQSVLDPQGVAVQGALHSMGFQEVESLRIGKYMELQLDTNDRAEAEARVKTMCEKLLANTVVEDYRFELEG, translated from the coding sequence ATGATTAAAGCAACGGTCTATGTCACTATTAAGCAAAGCGTACTTGATCCACAGGGAGTTGCCGTTCAAGGCGCTCTGCATTCTATGGGCTTCCAGGAGGTAGAATCGCTACGCATTGGCAAATATATGGAGCTCCAGCTGGACACGAATGACCGTGCCGAGGCGGAAGCTCGTGTGAAGACGATGTGCGAGAAGCTGCTGGCTAACACAGTTGTTGAAGACTATCGCTTTGAATTGGAGGGCTAA
- the purL gene encoding phosphoribosylformylglycinamidine synthase subunit PurL, whose product MAQQLSAKEPTAEQIANQQIYKQMGVSDSEYELICGFLDRKPNYTEIGVFSVMWSEHCAYKNSKPLLRRFPVTGPRVLMGPGEGAGIVDIGDNQAVVFKIESHNHPSAVEPYQGAATGVGGIIRDIFSMGARPVAVLNSLRFGKLESDRVKYLFEHVVSGIAGYGNCIGIPTVGGEITFDDSYDGNPLVNAMCVGLIDHDKIQRGVAKGVGNPVFYVGPPTGRDGIHGATFASEELTEESEAKRTAVQVGDPFMEKLVMEACLELIDSGIVLGIQDMGAAGLTCSSAEMASKAGNGLELYLDQVPQREEGMTPYEMMLSESQERMLFVVEPKHEAQAQEIFDRWGVICAKVGKVTDDGRLKLFHHGEVVGDMPVTALVDECPIYNKPSAVPAYYEANAKVDTLHYPEVTDLGEALEQVLSSPTVASKAWVYEQYDYMVRTSTAVRPGSDAAVVTIRGTRKGLAMTTDCNGRYVYLDPEVGGKIAVSEAARNIVCSGAEPLAITDNLNFGSPEKPDIFWQMEKAVDGMAEACRVLEAPVIGGNVSLYNENAKGAIYPTPVVGMVGLVHDVDHITTQAFKQEGDVIFLLGETKAELGGSEFQSVVHGVAEGRPPELDLGTEKKLLSAVLGAIQQGLVASAHDLSEGGLAVALAESCISGNIGAQVSLETALRPDVALFSESQSRILLSASEEKAAQLEQYLKDSEVPVTKIGRVAGKTLEIDINRASAVNKSVEGLKQTWEEVIPCLMK is encoded by the coding sequence ATGGCGCAGCAACTGTCCGCTAAAGAACCGACGGCGGAGCAAATCGCAAACCAGCAGATCTATAAACAAATGGGCGTGTCTGACAGCGAGTATGAGCTGATCTGCGGTTTTCTCGACCGTAAACCGAATTATACGGAAATTGGCGTCTTCAGTGTCATGTGGTCCGAGCACTGTGCTTACAAGAATTCCAAGCCGCTGCTCCGCCGCTTCCCGGTTACAGGCCCTCGGGTTCTAATGGGACCGGGCGAGGGCGCAGGCATTGTGGATATTGGCGATAACCAAGCGGTGGTATTCAAGATTGAGAGCCATAACCATCCATCAGCTGTTGAGCCTTATCAAGGCGCAGCAACCGGAGTTGGCGGTATCATCCGGGATATTTTCTCCATGGGAGCAAGACCTGTCGCTGTGCTGAATTCCCTGCGTTTTGGAAAGCTGGAGAGCGACCGGGTCAAATATTTGTTCGAGCATGTGGTGTCCGGCATTGCAGGATATGGCAATTGTATCGGTATTCCGACGGTTGGCGGAGAGATCACCTTTGACGACAGCTATGACGGGAACCCGCTGGTCAATGCAATGTGTGTCGGCTTGATCGACCATGACAAAATTCAGCGCGGGGTCGCTAAGGGCGTGGGGAACCCCGTGTTCTATGTGGGCCCACCAACGGGACGTGATGGCATTCACGGCGCAACCTTTGCCTCTGAGGAACTGACAGAGGAGTCGGAAGCGAAGCGGACAGCGGTTCAGGTTGGCGATCCTTTTATGGAGAAGCTGGTGATGGAAGCCTGCCTCGAACTGATCGACAGCGGGATTGTCTTGGGGATTCAGGACATGGGCGCAGCCGGTCTGACCTGCTCGAGCGCGGAGATGGCGAGTAAGGCGGGCAATGGGCTGGAGCTGTATCTGGACCAGGTTCCGCAGCGTGAGGAAGGCATGACCCCTTATGAAATGATGCTGTCGGAATCGCAGGAGCGGATGCTGTTTGTCGTCGAGCCGAAGCATGAAGCACAGGCGCAGGAAATCTTTGACCGCTGGGGCGTGATCTGCGCCAAGGTGGGCAAGGTTACCGATGATGGCCGCTTGAAGCTGTTCCATCACGGTGAAGTAGTCGGCGATATGCCGGTGACCGCACTCGTGGACGAGTGCCCGATCTACAATAAGCCGTCGGCTGTGCCGGCGTATTATGAAGCGAATGCGAAGGTGGATACGCTTCATTACCCGGAAGTCACCGATCTGGGCGAAGCGCTTGAGCAGGTGCTTTCTTCTCCTACAGTAGCCAGCAAAGCCTGGGTATATGAGCAGTACGACTACATGGTGCGTACAAGCACCGCAGTCCGTCCCGGCTCTGACGCCGCCGTTGTGACCATCCGCGGCACACGCAAGGGCCTTGCGATGACGACAGACTGCAACGGTCGCTATGTGTATCTTGACCCTGAAGTGGGCGGGAAAATTGCAGTCAGTGAAGCGGCGCGGAACATCGTCTGCTCCGGTGCTGAGCCGCTGGCGATTACGGATAACCTGAACTTTGGCAGCCCGGAGAAGCCGGATATTTTCTGGCAGATGGAAAAAGCCGTAGACGGCATGGCGGAAGCCTGCCGGGTGCTGGAGGCTCCAGTGATCGGAGGGAACGTCAGCTTGTACAATGAAAACGCCAAGGGTGCGATTTATCCAACACCTGTTGTGGGCATGGTCGGATTGGTTCATGATGTGGACCACATTACGACTCAAGCCTTTAAACAGGAAGGGGATGTGATCTTCCTGCTTGGCGAGACCAAAGCTGAGCTTGGTGGCAGTGAATTTCAATCCGTCGTTCATGGAGTAGCGGAAGGACGTCCGCCGGAGCTTGATCTCGGCACGGAGAAGAAGCTTCTCAGCGCGGTGCTCGGTGCCATTCAACAAGGGCTTGTGGCTTCCGCGCATGATTTGTCGGAAGGCGGCCTGGCTGTAGCGCTGGCTGAATCCTGCATCAGCGGGAACATCGGGGCCCAGGTGAGCCTGGAGACAGCACTCCGCCCGGATGTCGCGCTATTCAGCGAATCGCAGTCGCGGATTCTGTTGTCTGCTTCCGAGGAGAAGGCAGCCCAGCTTGAACAATATTTGAAGGACAGCGAAGTACCTGTAACGAAGATCGGACGTGTGGCAGGCAAGACCCTGGAGATCGACATCAACCGTGCTTCGGCTGTAAACAAATCCGTGGAAGGCCTGAAGCAAACTTGGGAGGAAGTTATTCCATGTCTGATGAAGTAA